The following are from one region of the Arcobacter defluvii genome:
- the ilvC gene encoding ketol-acid reductoisomerase: MALNVYYDKDCNIELIKSKKVAMIGFGSQGHAHAENLRDSGVEVIVGLRKDGSSWKKAEAKGFAVKTVAEATKEADVVMILLPDENQADIYAKEIKPNLKAGAYLAFGHGFNIHYKRIMPDANTNVMMVAPKAPGHTVRSEFTKGGGIPDLIAVYSDPSGNTKDVALAYASAIGGGRTGIIETTFKDETETDLFGEQAVLCGGATALVQAGFETLVEAGYEPEMAYFECLHELKLIVDLMYEGGIADMRYSISNTAEYGDYVSGPRVINDESRAAMKQILKEIQNGVFAKDFILEGQSGYPRMNAERAYTKASLLEQTGVKLRQMMPWIASKKIVNQETN, translated from the coding sequence ATGGCATTAAACGTTTACTATGATAAAGATTGTAATATCGAATTAATTAAATCTAAAAAAGTTGCAATGATTGGATTTGGTTCTCAAGGGCACGCTCACGCTGAAAACTTAAGAGATTCAGGTGTAGAAGTTATCGTTGGATTAAGAAAAGATGGTTCATCTTGGAAAAAAGCAGAAGCTAAAGGTTTTGCTGTAAAAACTGTAGCAGAAGCAACTAAAGAAGCTGATGTTGTAATGATTTTATTACCTGATGAAAATCAAGCTGATATTTATGCAAAAGAAATCAAACCAAATTTAAAAGCTGGTGCTTATTTAGCATTTGGTCATGGATTTAACATTCACTATAAAAGAATTATGCCTGATGCAAACACTAACGTTATGATGGTTGCTCCAAAAGCTCCAGGTCATACTGTTAGATCAGAATTCACAAAAGGTGGAGGGATTCCTGACTTAATTGCTGTTTATTCTGATCCATCTGGAAACACTAAAGATGTTGCATTAGCTTATGCATCTGCAATTGGTGGAGGAAGAACAGGAATTATTGAAACTACTTTTAAAGATGAAACTGAAACTGACTTATTTGGTGAGCAAGCAGTACTTTGTGGTGGAGCAACAGCTTTAGTGCAAGCTGGTTTCGAAACTTTAGTTGAAGCTGGATATGAACCAGAAATGGCATACTTTGAGTGTTTACACGAATTAAAATTAATCGTTGACTTAATGTATGAAGGTGGAATTGCAGATATGAGATATTCTATTTCTAATACTGCTGAGTATGGAGATTATGTATCTGGTCCAAGAGTTATCAATGATGAGTCAAGAGCAGCTATGAAACAAATCTTAAAAGAGATCCAAAATGGTGTATTTGCAAAAGATTTCATCTTAGAAGGTCAATCAGGATATCCAAGAATGAATGCTGAAAGAGCTTATACTAAAGCTTCATTATTAGAGCAAACTGGTGTTAAATTAAGACAAATGATGCCTTGGATTGCATCTAAAAAAATCGTTAACCAAGAAACTAACTAA
- a CDS encoding succinyldiaminopimelate transaminase: MNFEKYPFEKLNELLKDVVPNDKFELSALTIGEPKFETPQFIQDKLKETTPLLRKYPSTVGEVFLRESMINFVKNRFNVSLEINQIVPTFGTREVLFNFPQFALFDKKNPVIAFTNPFYQIYEGAAIASRAEVIHINLTKENNFKAMLSDEELKKCDLVVLNFPNNPTSASMDIDELGIWVKKALEFDFILINDECYSEIYFEEETKPASLLEASIKVGNTEFKNVLVMNSISKRSSAPGLRSGFIAGDATILKDYLQYRTYVGCASPVPLQEAAAVAWNDQNHVAEFRKIYKKNFEIAKEILGTDIPKATFYIWLEVKDELEFTKNLYKEKNIKVLPGSFLGRNGLGKGYVRIALVENEEKTRETLKRLKDFIDG, from the coding sequence ATGAATTTTGAAAAATATCCATTTGAAAAATTGAATGAGTTATTAAAAGATGTGGTTCCAAATGATAAATTTGAACTATCAGCTTTGACAATAGGTGAACCAAAATTTGAAACACCACAATTCATCCAAGATAAATTAAAAGAAACAACACCTCTTTTGAGAAAATATCCCTCAACAGTAGGTGAAGTATTTTTAAGAGAATCTATGATTAATTTTGTAAAAAATAGATTCAATGTATCTTTAGAAATAAATCAAATTGTTCCAACTTTTGGAACAAGAGAAGTTTTATTTAACTTCCCTCAATTTGCTTTATTTGATAAAAAAAATCCAGTAATTGCTTTTACAAATCCTTTTTATCAAATCTATGAAGGTGCAGCAATTGCTAGTCGTGCCGAGGTTATTCATATAAATTTAACAAAAGAGAATAATTTTAAAGCAATGCTTAGTGATGAAGAGTTAAAAAAATGTGATTTAGTAGTTCTAAATTTCCCAAATAATCCAACATCAGCTTCAATGGATATTGATGAGTTAGGAATTTGGGTTAAAAAAGCATTAGAATTTGATTTTATACTTATAAATGATGAATGTTATAGTGAAATATATTTTGAAGAAGAGACAAAACCAGCTTCACTTTTAGAAGCTAGTATAAAAGTTGGAAATACTGAATTTAAAAATGTATTAGTAATGAACTCAATTTCAAAAAGAAGTAGTGCACCAGGACTTAGAAGTGGATTTATAGCAGGTGATGCAACTATTTTAAAAGATTATTTACAATATAGAACTTATGTTGGTTGTGCTTCTCCTGTTCCACTTCAAGAAGCAGCGGCTGTTGCTTGGAATGATCAGAATCATGTGGCTGAATTTAGAAAAATCTATAAAAAGAATTTTGAAATTGCAAAAGAGATTTTAGGAACAGATATCCCAAAAGCAACTTTTTATATTTGGTTAGAAGTAAAAGATGAACTTGAATTTACAAAAAATTTATATAAAGAAAAAAATATCAAAGTACTACCTGGAAGTTTTTTAGGAAGAAATGGTTTAGGTAAAGGTTATGTAAGAATAGCACTTGTTGAAAATGAAGAAAAAACAAGAGAAACTTTAAAAAGATTAAAGGATTTTATAGATGGATAA
- a CDS encoding COG3400 family protein: MKKILIILDGIVAKKLMQRIIEANTGDNSYDVIYMSDVILPVQKPSNFTFYKFDPTSKSKLSMVLDKNIHTEVLIALNSKDETLNVIKNIREHTKNLQMTVLDYWGIKVNDSLVNIYRGIEVLANGMVEKLPNVPVLAQNIGLKQGEIMEIRIPFGSSYAYRYIGSIEQKEWRIFGLYRNQKMINIKPSLVLKPNDVILVIGKPDVLMQVYNVIGKTQGQFPMPFGSNIYLYLDLYLEDENSVKKAIDEAKYLNQKLKNNLLIVRVTRPTTVEIMDLIKNELRHFPTIILQIDYANKGFSKIVKEDYRKYNIGMIMLTHEMFKDKERTKSVMELKIPVFKFGKEKLKSVKRTVIILNDTNSYEQISPIVFDISSQLKIKTKIFDLDPIGEKEGKSNLLDHFENLAKIFNEKLEIVTSGENPIRELKKQRNMLQILPLKQDMFKKRFSFKFFYTNSDFIAFDMNKFNQLLIPISEE; this comes from the coding sequence ATGAAAAAAATATTAATTATATTAGATGGTATTGTTGCAAAAAAATTAATGCAAAGAATTATTGAAGCTAATACAGGTGACAATAGTTATGATGTAATATATATGAGTGATGTAATTTTACCAGTACAAAAGCCTTCTAACTTTACATTTTATAAGTTTGATCCAACTTCAAAATCAAAACTTTCAATGGTTTTAGATAAAAATATTCATACAGAAGTTTTAATTGCACTTAACTCTAAAGATGAGACTTTAAATGTAATTAAAAATATTAGAGAACACACAAAAAATCTTCAAATGACAGTTTTGGATTATTGGGGAATAAAAGTAAATGATTCTTTAGTAAATATTTATAGAGGAATTGAAGTTTTAGCAAATGGAATGGTTGAAAAACTCCCAAATGTTCCTGTACTAGCGCAAAATATTGGATTAAAACAAGGTGAAATTATGGAGATAAGAATTCCATTTGGAAGTTCTTATGCTTATAGATATATTGGTTCAATTGAGCAAAAAGAGTGGAGAATTTTTGGGCTTTACAGAAATCAAAAGATGATAAATATAAAACCTTCTTTAGTTTTAAAACCAAATGATGTAATTTTAGTTATTGGAAAACCTGATGTTTTAATGCAAGTTTATAATGTAATTGGAAAAACTCAAGGGCAATTTCCTATGCCATTTGGAAGTAATATTTATCTATATTTAGATTTATATCTTGAAGATGAAAATAGTGTAAAAAAAGCTATTGATGAAGCAAAATATTTAAATCAAAAATTGAAAAATAATTTATTAATAGTTAGAGTTACAAGACCTACAACAGTTGAAATTATGGATTTAATTAAAAATGAGTTAAGACATTTTCCTACTATTATTTTACAAATTGATTATGCAAATAAAGGTTTTTCAAAAATTGTAAAAGAAGATTATAGAAAATATAATATTGGTATGATTATGTTGACACATGAAATGTTCAAAGATAAAGAGAGAACAAAAAGTGTTATGGAACTTAAAATTCCAGTATTTAAATTTGGAAAAGAAAAGTTAAAATCTGTAAAAAGAACAGTAATTATATTAAATGATACAAATTCTTATGAGCAAATTTCACCAATAGTATTTGATATCTCAAGTCAATTAAAAATAAAAACAAAAATATTTGATTTAGACCCAATTGGTGAAAAAGAAGGAAAATCTAATCTTTTAGATCATTTTGAAAACTTAGCAAAAATATTTAATGAAAAATTAGAAATAGTAACAAGTGGTGAAAATCCAATCAGAGAGTTAAAAAAACAAAGAAATATGCTACAAATCTTACCTTTAAAACAAGATATGTTTAAAAAAAGATTTTCATTTAAATTTTTCTATACAAATAGTGATTTTATTGCATTTGATATGAATAAATTTAATCAATTACTAATCCCAATATCTGAAGAATAA
- the murC gene encoding UDP-N-acetylmuramate--L-alanine ligase has protein sequence MKVHFIGIGGIGLSALARFLNFDGHEVSGSDMKSSPITRALEEEGIKVFCPQDATNIKDDVDLVIYSAAVTDENPELIEARLKQIRTLSRKEALPIILGDKKNYCVAGAHGKSTTTAMLASILNSTALIGAISKDFGSNFRYVNDLVAFEADESDASFLLSSPYCAIVTNAEPEHMEYYHYDYDKFYESYEKFLSLAKKRVVNGEDKDVQKLKIEDATYLYPSKDIKNLCYTLKDNQPCTKFDLKDLGTFEVWGFGFHMATNASLAILAALNELDVETIRKNLLNYKGIKKRFDIVQSNEKFVVIDDYAHHPTEIEATMKSIELYDNLTNLNKRIVLWQPHKYSRTSDNLEGFKKCFRRCDELVILPLWTIPGEKKIDIDFEKEFASYNPIFADKIIATNGKIELIKDEKIIKSYDEGIFLGVGAGDITYQLRYK, from the coding sequence TTGAAAGTACATTTTATAGGAATCGGTGGGATAGGGCTTTCTGCCTTAGCTAGATTTTTAAATTTTGATGGTCATGAAGTATCTGGTTCAGATATGAAAAGCTCACCAATTACAAGAGCTTTAGAAGAAGAGGGAATAAAAGTATTTTGTCCCCAAGATGCAACTAATATAAAAGATGATGTAGATTTAGTTATCTATTCAGCAGCTGTTACAGATGAGAATCCTGAATTAATTGAGGCAAGACTTAAACAAATAAGAACTCTTTCACGTAAAGAAGCATTACCTATTATTTTAGGTGATAAGAAAAATTATTGTGTTGCCGGAGCTCATGGAAAATCAACAACAACAGCAATGTTAGCTTCAATTTTAAATAGTACAGCTCTAATTGGTGCAATTTCAAAAGATTTTGGTTCAAATTTTAGATATGTAAATGATTTAGTCGCTTTTGAAGCAGATGAATCTGATGCCTCTTTTTTACTTTCAAGCCCTTATTGTGCAATAGTTACAAATGCAGAACCTGAACATATGGAATATTATCACTATGATTATGATAAGTTTTATGAGTCTTATGAAAAATTTTTAAGTCTTGCAAAAAAAAGAGTTGTAAATGGTGAAGATAAAGATGTTCAAAAACTAAAAATAGAAGATGCAACTTACCTTTATCCATCAAAAGATATTAAAAATCTTTGTTATACACTAAAAGATAATCAACCTTGCACTAAATTTGATTTAAAAGATTTAGGAACTTTTGAAGTTTGGGGATTTGGTTTCCATATGGCTACAAATGCCTCTTTAGCAATACTTGCAGCTTTAAATGAGCTAGATGTTGAAACAATTAGAAAAAATCTTTTAAACTATAAAGGGATTAAAAAAAGATTTGATATTGTTCAATCAAATGAAAAATTTGTGGTAATTGATGATTATGCACATCATCCAACTGAGATTGAAGCAACTATGAAATCAATAGAGTTATATGATAATCTTACAAATTTAAATAAAAGAATAGTTCTTTGGCAACCACATAAATACTCTAGAACAAGTGATAATCTTGAAGGTTTTAAAAAATGTTTTAGAAGATGTGATGAACTTGTAATTCTTCCTTTATGGACAATTCCTGGTGAGAAAAAAATAGATATAGATTTTGAAAAAGAGTTCGCCTCTTATAATCCAATTTTTGCAGATAAAATAATAGCAACTAATGGAAAAATTGAACTAATAAAAGATGAAAAAATTATCAAAAGTTATGATGAGGGAATCTTCCTTGGTGTCGGAGCTGGAGATATAACTTACCAATTAAGATATAAATAA
- the nhaA gene encoding Na+/H+ antiporter NhaA has protein sequence MKTLVGKFLENESSSGIILIFVTIIALIFSNSFLSPFYTEFLHTKIELKVGTILEISKPLILWVNDGLMAIFFLMIGLEIKRELILGHLSSFSNITLPLIGALGGMIAPALIFFILNINDNFALRGWAIPTATDIAFALGILSLLGKRVPTSLKIFLMALAIFDDLGAILIIAFFYTAELSLSSLILATICILILFIFNRLKISYLSLYMLVGFILWICVLKTGVHATLTGIILAFTIPLSLINEKRKHISPVRTLEHYIHSWVAFFILPLFAFVNAGIDLRNISLAQIDNNVFLGIFFGLFIGKQIGVFLFVFISVKLKFTKLPTGVNWIQFYGVTILTGVGFTMSLFINSLAYEDSNIFFYTDKLAILLASLISAVIGYFILLKVSNKKSI, from the coding sequence ATGAAAACATTAGTAGGGAAATTTTTAGAGAATGAATCATCTTCTGGAATAATCTTAATATTTGTTACAATAATAGCTTTAATTTTTAGTAATAGCTTTTTATCCCCTTTTTATACAGAATTTTTACATACAAAAATTGAATTAAAAGTTGGAACAATTCTTGAAATATCTAAACCTTTAATACTTTGGGTAAACGATGGACTAATGGCGATTTTCTTTTTAATGATAGGTTTAGAAATAAAAAGAGAATTAATTTTAGGACATTTATCAAGTTTTTCAAATATAACTTTACCTTTAATTGGTGCACTAGGAGGAATGATAGCTCCTGCATTAATCTTTTTTATTTTAAATATAAATGATAATTTTGCACTTCGTGGTTGGGCAATACCAACAGCAACTGATATAGCTTTTGCTTTAGGAATTTTATCACTTCTTGGAAAAAGAGTTCCAACTTCACTTAAAATCTTTTTAATGGCATTAGCAATATTTGATGATTTAGGTGCAATATTAATAATTGCATTTTTTTATACTGCAGAATTATCTTTAAGTTCTTTAATTCTAGCAACAATATGTATATTAATACTTTTTATATTTAATCGCTTGAAAATATCATATCTAAGTCTTTATATGTTAGTTGGATTTATTTTATGGATTTGTGTTCTAAAAACAGGAGTTCATGCAACTTTAACAGGAATAATTTTAGCTTTTACAATACCTCTTAGTTTAATTAATGAAAAAAGAAAACATATTTCTCCTGTGAGGACTTTAGAACATTATATTCATAGTTGGGTTGCTTTTTTTATTTTACCTCTATTTGCATTTGTAAATGCTGGAATAGATTTAAGAAATATTTCCTTAGCGCAGATTGATAATAATGTATTTTTAGGGATATTTTTTGGGCTATTTATTGGTAAACAAATAGGAGTATTTTTATTTGTTTTTATATCTGTAAAATTAAAATTTACAAAATTACCAACTGGTGTGAATTGGATTCAGTTTTATGGAGTTACAATTCTAACAGGAGTTGGATTTACAATGAGTTTATTTATAAATTCATTAGCATATGAAGATTCAAATATATTTTTTTATACAGATAAATTAGCAATTTTACTAGCTTCATTAATATCAGCAGTAATTGGATATTTTATTTTATTAAAAGTTTCTAACAAAAAAAGTATTTAA
- a CDS encoding RNB domain-containing ribonuclease, with product MLRELFIKIQTECKNYSNDELNEIEKFLKDEIIIKNQNGNFELNSKYKIAIVNIGKNFVILEDLVSELKNIKIELEDLNGAYNGDLVLAKRVFNPRSKTKAKIVKILESKKAELLVYVKDKAFYTLKENIRLDNKNALKYKELDVLIVDNKSFDLIKNVGNLNDSKIDEFISLYLYEELYRLEKHLDVKALMDDKKQRVDLRDLAFCTIDPNSAKDHDDAIYFDKNENILYVAIADVSYFVKEGSELDILAFKKSTSIYLPTKVLPMLPPILSEEMCSLKEGVDRYSYVFKMYLDLENFSVKKAELFEAVINSHKNFSYGRIDRVIEGHLDQYSKVEKEIFDYLIPLYEISKKFRKRRLLKGYDFRTTENRLKLRNDELESIDVETSTASHQLVEECMLMANIEASKKVNTVGIYRIHEEPPFKAISKLVDDVNILGVNVKLQSDVHETITHIQEKAKNSMMSAEIDELIIQAQTQAKYSSKNLGHFGLGFSFYSHFTSPIRRYSDLVLHRILKTKQTPKNIDDICEHISLNERKVDQLVWDFEDRKYARWAASHLGEELKVKVVDTEKAKAVCYEKIIGMKVILENYRGQKLFSKMRVKIKSADIATKVIVVTIM from the coding sequence TTGCTAAGAGAACTATTTATAAAAATTCAAACAGAATGTAAAAATTATTCGAATGATGAATTAAATGAAATAGAAAAATTTTTAAAAGATGAAATCATAATAAAAAATCAAAATGGCAATTTTGAGTTAAATTCTAAATATAAAATTGCAATTGTAAATATCGGAAAAAATTTTGTAATTTTAGAAGATTTAGTAAGTGAATTAAAAAATATAAAAATTGAATTAGAAGATTTAAATGGCGCTTATAATGGTGATTTGGTATTAGCAAAAAGAGTTTTTAACCCAAGAAGTAAAACTAAAGCAAAAATTGTAAAAATACTTGAAAGTAAAAAAGCTGAACTTTTAGTTTATGTAAAAGATAAAGCTTTTTATACATTAAAAGAAAATATTAGACTTGATAATAAAAATGCTTTAAAATATAAAGAATTAGATGTTTTAATTGTTGATAATAAATCATTTGATTTGATTAAAAATGTTGGAAATTTAAATGATTCAAAAATAGATGAATTTATCTCTTTATATTTATATGAAGAACTTTATAGATTAGAAAAACATTTAGATGTAAAAGCTTTAATGGATGATAAAAAACAAAGAGTTGATTTAAGAGATTTAGCATTTTGTACGATTGACCCAAATAGTGCAAAAGACCACGATGATGCAATTTATTTTGATAAAAATGAAAATATTTTATATGTAGCGATTGCAGATGTTTCATATTTTGTAAAAGAGGGTAGTGAACTTGATATTTTAGCATTTAAAAAATCTACTTCTATTTATCTTCCTACAAAAGTTTTACCAATGCTTCCTCCAATTTTGAGTGAAGAGATGTGTTCATTAAAAGAAGGAGTTGATAGATACTCTTATGTTTTTAAAATGTATTTAGATTTAGAAAATTTTAGTGTGAAAAAAGCTGAGCTTTTTGAAGCAGTTATAAATTCCCACAAAAATTTCTCTTATGGAAGAATTGATAGGGTTATTGAAGGACATCTTGACCAATATTCAAAAGTTGAAAAAGAGATATTTGACTATTTAATTCCTTTATATGAAATTAGTAAAAAATTTAGAAAAAGAAGATTATTAAAAGGTTATGATTTTAGAACAACTGAAAATAGATTAAAGTTAAGAAATGATGAACTTGAATCTATTGATGTTGAAACATCAACAGCATCTCATCAGTTAGTTGAAGAGTGTATGTTAATGGCAAATATAGAAGCAAGTAAAAAAGTAAATACAGTTGGAATATATAGGATTCATGAAGAACCACCTTTTAAAGCAATTTCAAAACTTGTAGATGATGTAAATATTTTGGGAGTTAATGTAAAACTTCAAAGTGATGTTCATGAAACAATAACACACATTCAAGAAAAAGCAAAAAATTCAATGATGAGTGCAGAAATTGATGAACTAATTATCCAAGCTCAAACACAAGCTAAATATAGTTCAAAAAATCTAGGACATTTTGGTTTAGGATTCTCTTTTTATTCTCATTTTACATCACCAATTAGAAGATATTCAGATTTAGTCTTACATAGAATTTTAAAGACAAAACAAACTCCAAAAAATATAGATGATATTTGTGAACATATCTCTTTAAATGAAAGAAAAGTTGATCAACTTGTTTGGGATTTTGAAGATAGAAAATATGCAAGATGGGCAGCTTCTCATTTAGGTGAAGAACTAAAAGTAAAAGTTGTTGATACAGAAAAAGCAAAAGCTGTTTGTTATGAAAAAATTATTGGAATGAAAGTAATTTTAGAAAATTATAGAGGACAGAAATTATTTTCAAAAATGAGAGTGAAAATAAAATCTGCCGATATTGCTACAAAAGTTATAGTTGTAACTATAATGTAG
- a CDS encoding DNA-processing protein DprA: MIKQINFKIEELSSMKKYPNEIFYIGNLDLLKRKKIAIIGTRRPSSYTKEFTYKLSSKLSSNNICIVSGAAMGVDAIAHQGAKSNNTIAVVANGLDIRYPSINKNLIQDIENNGLILSTYKEKEKAKNYTFILRNELVVALGDILIVTEADKNSGSLSSVEFALKMKKEIYTLPHRLNESLGTQELVKKNLIKVIYDIDEFIEKITFKKTKIIEDEVLLFCRNNPTYESTIEKFSSKIFEYELEGKISIKNGRVYLN; the protein is encoded by the coding sequence ATGATTAAACAAATAAACTTTAAAATTGAAGAGTTATCTTCAATGAAAAAATATCCCAATGAAATCTTTTATATAGGGAACTTGGATCTTTTAAAAAGAAAAAAAATTGCGATAATAGGAACCCGTAGACCTTCTTCTTATACAAAAGAATTTACATATAAATTATCATCTAAACTATCTTCAAACAATATTTGTATTGTAAGTGGTGCTGCAATGGGAGTTGATGCTATCGCACACCAAGGTGCAAAATCGAATAATACAATTGCTGTTGTTGCAAATGGCTTAGATATAAGATATCCAAGTATAAATAAAAATCTAATTCAAGATATTGAAAATAATGGATTAATCCTTTCAACTTATAAAGAGAAAGAAAAAGCTAAAAATTATACTTTTATATTGAGAAATGAGCTTGTAGTAGCACTTGGAGATATTTTGATTGTGACAGAAGCTGATAAAAACTCTGGTAGTTTAAGTTCTGTTGAGTTTGCATTAAAGATGAAAAAAGAAATTTATACATTACCTCATAGATTAAATGAAAGTCTAGGAACCCAAGAACTTGTAAAAAAGAATCTAATAAAAGTAATATATGATATTGATGAATTTATTGAAAAAATCACTTTTAAGAAAACAAAAATTATAGAAGATGAAGTTTTACTTTTTTGTAGAAATAATCCCACTTATGAAAGTACAATAGAAAAATTCTCAAGCAAAATATTTGAATATGAATTAGAGGGAAAAATCAGTATAAAAAATGGAAGAGTTTATTTAAACTGA
- the fliW gene encoding flagellar assembly protein FliW, which translates to MYKIVLPILGFESFDSLSIEKIDEFFSFLVFDENTKITVVNINVLTKVSFDFQIDSNVLEKLKIKSKEDFSTYFAVVSQNPIEHSIINLVSPIFINEKEKLIGQYVTTEKVEPYLASIDKCATL; encoded by the coding sequence ATGTATAAGATTGTACTTCCAATATTAGGTTTTGAAAGTTTCGACAGTTTATCAATTGAAAAAATTGATGAATTTTTCTCTTTTTTAGTTTTTGATGAAAATACAAAAATAACAGTTGTAAATATCAATGTTTTGACAAAAGTTTCATTTGATTTTCAAATTGATTCAAATGTTTTAGAAAAATTAAAAATTAAATCTAAAGAAGATTTTTCAACTTATTTTGCTGTTGTTTCTCAGAATCCTATAGAACACTCAATTATAAATCTTGTTTCTCCTATATTTATAAATGAAAAAGAGAAACTTATTGGTCAATATGTAACTACTGAAAAAGTAGAACCATATTTAGCTTCTATTGATAAGTGTGCTACATTATAG
- a CDS encoding divergent polysaccharide deacetylase family protein, with protein MSNKKDNTLEKTDNILETKNETKKNKTFDELKLFETKKPEQYFDEVIPKDDSYDKFEEYTQALEKDFLEKTLEDEQQINEKIVKRIEELKEDKRKEKQKEEKIKETKKENEKQTSKVDDKAIITKKDTYIFNKSDKPKLVIIIDDVSTNTQKEKIQNIGYPITMAFLPPTPSHKESAKIAQNLKFYMIHFPMQASSAFKGEEINTLKITDSYEVIENRVKQLRAWYPNAIYTNNHTGSVFTENEEAMDKLFRALKKYNFIFVDSRTSAKSVAKKYAKKYEMAYIVRNTFIDNDRNFTAIQNQLKKAIEIAKKQGYAIAIGHPHDITLKVLKDSKHLLKDVEPILVNKLPYL; from the coding sequence ATGTCTAATAAAAAAGATAATACTTTAGAAAAAACTGATAATATTTTAGAAACAAAAAATGAAACAAAAAAAAATAAAACTTTTGATGAATTAAAACTATTTGAAACAAAAAAACCTGAACAATATTTTGATGAAGTTATCCCAAAAGATGACTCCTATGATAAATTTGAAGAGTATACACAAGCCTTAGAAAAAGATTTTTTAGAAAAAACTCTTGAAGATGAACAACAAATAAATGAAAAAATTGTAAAAAGAATTGAAGAATTAAAAGAAGATAAGAGAAAAGAGAAACAAAAAGAAGAAAAAATAAAAGAAACAAAAAAGGAAAATGAAAAACAAACAAGTAAAGTTGATGATAAAGCTATAATCACAAAAAAAGATACTTATATCTTTAATAAAAGTGATAAACCCAAATTAGTAATTATTATTGATGATGTTAGTACAAATACACAAAAAGAAAAAATACAAAATATAGGTTATCCTATAACTATGGCTTTTTTACCTCCGACTCCATCTCATAAAGAATCTGCAAAAATTGCACAAAATCTAAAATTTTATATGATACATTTTCCTATGCAAGCATCAAGTGCATTTAAAGGGGAAGAAATAAATACTTTAAAAATAACAGATTCTTATGAAGTTATTGAAAATAGAGTAAAACAATTAAGAGCTTGGTACCCAAATGCTATATATACAAATAATCACACAGGTTCTGTTTTTACTGAAAATGAAGAAGCAATGGATAAATTATTTCGTGCTTTAAAAAAATATAATTTTATTTTTGTTGATAGTAGAACTAGTGCAAAATCTGTGGCAAAAAAATATGCAAAAAAGTATGAAATGGCATATATTGTAAGAAATACTTTCATCGATAATGATAGAAATTTTACTGCTATTCAAAATCAATTAAAAAAAGCAATTGAAATAGCTAAAAAACAAGGTTATGCCATAGCAATTGGTCATCCTCACGATATAACACTAAAAGTTTTAAAAGATTCAAAACATCTACTTAAAGATGTTGAACCAATACTTGTAAATAAACTTCCTTATTTGTAA